The Rhizobium etli 8C-3 genome has a segment encoding these proteins:
- a CDS encoding ferredoxin--NADP reductase, which translates to MTTQSSGKTGAGETHDADWPKSPAPADVFAQTVTAVKHYTDRLFHFRITRPASFRFRSGEFVMIGLPNAPKPVFRAYSMASPSWDEEIEFLSIKVRGGPFTEHLQKIVPGDTVLMRKKPTGTLVLDALLPGKRLYLFSTGTGVAPFASLIRDPEIYEKFEEVILVQTCREVAELTYITELVDGLKHDPLVGETASEKLRLHTTTTREAFPRMGRVTDLIRSGAFFSETGLPLFDPTQDRAMICGSMQMLKDSKTVLESFGLVEGSNHAPATYVVERAFVG; encoded by the coding sequence ATGACCACGCAATCGAGCGGCAAAACCGGTGCAGGAGAGACGCACGACGCCGATTGGCCGAAGTCTCCAGCCCCGGCAGACGTCTTTGCGCAGACCGTGACGGCAGTAAAGCACTACACCGACCGGCTGTTCCATTTCCGCATCACCAGGCCCGCAAGCTTTCGCTTCCGCTCCGGCGAATTCGTCATGATCGGCCTGCCGAATGCGCCAAAGCCGGTGTTTCGCGCATATTCGATGGCCAGCCCCTCGTGGGACGAGGAGATCGAATTCCTTTCGATCAAGGTGCGGGGCGGGCCGTTCACCGAACACCTGCAGAAGATCGTTCCCGGGGACACGGTGCTGATGCGCAAGAAACCGACCGGCACGCTGGTGCTCGATGCCCTGCTGCCGGGCAAGCGGCTCTACCTCTTTTCGACCGGAACCGGCGTGGCGCCATTCGCGAGCCTTATCCGCGATCCGGAAATCTATGAGAAATTCGAGGAAGTGATCCTCGTGCAGACCTGCCGAGAAGTCGCCGAGCTCACCTACATCACCGAACTGGTAGACGGACTTAAGCACGATCCGCTGGTTGGCGAAACAGCAAGCGAAAAACTACGCCTCCACACGACGACGACACGCGAAGCCTTCCCGCGTATGGGCCGCGTCACCGATCTCATCCGCAGCGGAGCCTTCTTTAGCGAAACCGGGTTGCCGCTCTTCGATCCGACGCAGGACCGCGCCATGATCTGCGGCTCGATGCAGATGCTGAAGGACAGCAAGACGGTTCTTGAATCCTTCGGCCTCGTCGAAGGTAGCAACCACGCGCCGGCCACTTATGTCGTCGAACGGGCATTCGTCGGTTGA
- a CDS encoding aldo/keto reductase codes for MLTTRRMLVQASLGVMAALKNVPPLLAHAQDQRPVTRRIPSTGEAIPAVGLGTWITFNVGDDPTLRDECAQVMAAFFEAGGRMIDSSPMYGSSQPVVGYGLQKLGQPPGLFSAEKVWTSSGADGPNQIERSRRFWNVPRFDLIQVHNLLAWEAHLQTLFAMKAAGLVRYVGITTSEGRRHDLLEQIMRHEAVDFVQLTYNIIDREAEERILPLAAERGIAVIINRPFRQGALTSRLDGEPMPAWAAEIGASSWAQFLLKFILSHPAVTVAIPATTRVDHVRENVAAAAGLLPDAVTRERMAAHVQEL; via the coding sequence ATGCTGACGACACGTCGAATGCTGGTGCAGGCCTCCTTGGGTGTGATGGCCGCACTGAAGAATGTGCCGCCGCTCTTGGCACATGCCCAGGACCAGCGGCCGGTCACCCGCCGTATTCCTTCGACGGGCGAGGCGATTCCGGCCGTCGGACTTGGGACCTGGATCACCTTCAATGTCGGAGACGATCCGACGCTCAGGGACGAATGCGCGCAGGTCATGGCAGCCTTCTTCGAGGCCGGCGGGCGCATGATCGACTCCTCGCCCATGTACGGATCATCGCAGCCCGTCGTCGGCTATGGCCTGCAAAAGCTCGGTCAGCCGCCGGGGCTGTTTTCGGCGGAGAAGGTCTGGACGTCCTCGGGGGCCGACGGTCCAAACCAGATCGAGCGATCCCGCCGTTTCTGGAATGTGCCGCGCTTCGACCTCATTCAGGTTCACAACCTGCTTGCCTGGGAGGCGCATCTGCAAACGCTGTTCGCAATGAAGGCAGCTGGCTTGGTGCGCTATGTCGGGATTACGACCTCCGAAGGGCGCCGTCATGATCTTCTTGAACAGATCATGCGGCATGAGGCCGTCGATTTTGTACAACTTACCTATAATATCATCGATCGCGAGGCGGAAGAGCGGATCCTGCCGCTGGCGGCCGAACGTGGAATTGCTGTGATCATCAACCGGCCCTTCCGGCAAGGCGCGCTGACGAGCCGGCTCGACGGCGAACCGATGCCCGCATGGGCAGCCGAAATTGGTGCATCGAGTTGGGCTCAGTTCCTGCTGAAGTTCATTCTCTCCCACCCGGCCGTCACCGTCGCGATCCCAGCCACGACACGTGTTGACCATGTGCGTGAGAACGTCGCGGCAGCGGCGGGCTTGTTGCCCGACGCTGTCACTCGCGAGCGCATGGCGGCCCATGTGCAGGAACTTTGA
- a CDS encoding UPF0280 family protein, with protein sequence MPDQDGSGGRLHLQHGPIDLVIGADDGPRLRCDAAEMRARAFDVARARFETVLEELMSELPLLRAEADPDMSDPRGSVARRMVAAVKPLSRYRFITPMAAVAGAVAEETLESMVAAFSPVERPARIYVNNGGDIAVHLHGDASFRVRIARLDNVSLGHFELKAASQSRGIATSGRGGRSLSLGIAESVTVIARTAAEADAAATLIANAVDLPGHPAIERVRAVDVRDDSDLGTRLVVRNCGRLASNEVEEALSRGVAEAERFIALGFIERAALFLQDQGRLAMACDQDSTRTTINATEHVNHGRTKDQENPYSGGGNSP encoded by the coding sequence ACGGCCCGATCGACCTCGTCATCGGCGCCGATGACGGTCCTCGCCTGCGCTGCGACGCGGCAGAAATGCGCGCCCGTGCCTTCGACGTCGCAAGGGCGAGGTTCGAAACGGTGCTCGAGGAGCTGATGTCGGAACTGCCGCTGCTTCGCGCCGAAGCGGATCCGGACATGTCCGATCCGCGCGGAAGCGTCGCCAGACGGATGGTCGCGGCAGTGAAGCCGCTTTCGCGATACCGCTTCATCACCCCGATGGCAGCCGTTGCCGGCGCCGTCGCGGAGGAGACTCTCGAGTCAATGGTTGCCGCTTTTTCACCGGTCGAAAGACCGGCCCGGATCTACGTCAACAATGGCGGCGACATCGCGGTGCATCTCCACGGCGACGCCTCCTTCCGCGTCCGCATCGCGCGACTAGACAATGTTTCGCTTGGCCATTTCGAGCTGAAGGCGGCCTCGCAGAGCCGCGGTATCGCCACCAGCGGCAGGGGGGGCCGCAGCCTTTCGCTCGGCATTGCCGAATCCGTCACTGTCATCGCCCGCACCGCGGCAGAGGCCGATGCCGCCGCGACGCTCATCGCCAATGCCGTCGATCTCCCCGGCCATCCGGCAATCGAACGCGTCCGCGCCGTCGATGTCCGCGACGACAGCGACCTCGGAACAAGGCTCGTAGTGCGCAATTGCGGCAGGCTGGCATCCAACGAGGTCGAGGAAGCCCTGTCACGCGGGGTCGCGGAAGCTGAACGTTTCATAGCGCTCGGTTTCATCGAAAGAGCCGCGCTTTTTCTTCAGGATCAGGGGCGCCTGGCAATGGCGTGCGATCAGGACTCCACCCGAACCACAATCAACGCAACGGAGCACGTCAACCATGGCCGAACCAAAGATCAGGAAAATCCTTACAGCGGTGGAGGAAATTCGCCATGA
- a CDS encoding DUF983 domain-containing protein — protein MQTEWPPIPPTATGLKGRCPRCGQGHMFNGFLKIRPECEVCGLDYNFADPADGPAFFVICFACVPSVLLGVWLEVQYSAPLWVHLLVTGPFMLATCIPPLRPLKGWLVASQYFYKAEEGKLARISPASKEV, from the coding sequence ATGCAAACCGAGTGGCCACCAATTCCGCCGACGGCAACAGGGCTCAAGGGACGATGCCCGCGCTGCGGCCAGGGGCATATGTTCAACGGCTTCCTGAAGATCAGGCCCGAATGCGAGGTCTGCGGCCTCGACTACAACTTCGCAGATCCGGCGGATGGTCCCGCATTCTTCGTCATCTGCTTTGCTTGCGTGCCAAGTGTGCTGCTCGGCGTGTGGCTCGAGGTCCAGTACAGCGCGCCCTTGTGGGTCCACCTGCTGGTCACCGGTCCCTTTATGCTGGCGACATGCATCCCGCCCCTGCGGCCGCTGAAGGGATGGTTGGTGGCCAGCCAATATTTCTACAAGGCAGAAGAGGGCAAGCTCGCGCGTATCTCTCCTGCGTCGAAAGAGGTTTAA
- a CDS encoding amino acid synthesis family protein, which yields MKAEIRKLAVFLEETHSEMGRTVSPPTRKAAAVAVIRNPFAGRYVEDLTPLIDIGAELGGLLGEKCVAALGIEPSEAQSYGKAAMVGENGELEHAAALLHPAMGKPLRAAVEKGAALVPSSKKRGGPGQALDIPLGHKDAAFVRSHFDGMEVSLNDSPRADEIMVAVAVTDSGRPFARIGGLKVDEIEGKDGLR from the coding sequence ATGAAAGCCGAAATCCGCAAACTCGCCGTTTTTCTCGAGGAAACCCATTCTGAAATGGGCCGGACGGTTTCGCCGCCGACCCGCAAGGCGGCCGCGGTCGCGGTTATCCGCAACCCCTTTGCCGGACGCTATGTCGAAGACCTGACGCCGCTGATCGATATCGGCGCCGAACTCGGCGGCCTGCTGGGGGAAAAATGCGTTGCGGCACTGGGCATTGAGCCCTCCGAGGCGCAGAGCTACGGCAAGGCAGCCATGGTCGGCGAGAACGGCGAGCTGGAACATGCCGCCGCCTTGCTGCATCCTGCCATGGGCAAGCCGCTTCGCGCCGCCGTGGAGAAAGGCGCCGCCCTGGTCCCGTCTTCGAAGAAGCGTGGAGGGCCCGGCCAGGCTCTCGACATACCCCTCGGCCACAAGGATGCAGCCTTCGTCCGCTCACACTTCGACGGCATGGAGGTAAGCCTCAATGATTCTCCGCGCGCCGACGAGATCATGGTCGCCGTTGCCGTAACAGACAGCGGAAGGCCTTTTGCCCGCATCGGCGGCCTGAAGGTGGACGAGATCGAAGGCAAGGACGGACTGCGCTAG
- a CDS encoding SyrB-like regulator — protein sequence MADENNTGSTTEVAGTDAAEKMPATKKPRAPRGQKASAGATVAASPAKTAQLPGGRRKSGDQAGQAKLAPQETQITGKSASKDPIKDIGRKRTPKQTVQTAKAPLAALDEVAELTQLEEENKRLRKTLADKLRAENTDLRKRLGLV from the coding sequence ATGGCTGACGAGAACAATACGGGCTCCACTACCGAAGTCGCAGGGACGGATGCAGCCGAAAAGATGCCGGCGACTAAAAAGCCGCGCGCACCGCGGGGCCAGAAGGCATCTGCCGGAGCAACCGTGGCTGCATCACCTGCCAAGACGGCACAGCTGCCGGGTGGTCGCAGGAAGAGTGGTGATCAGGCCGGGCAGGCAAAGCTGGCGCCCCAGGAAACGCAAATCACTGGCAAGAGCGCGAGCAAGGATCCAATCAAGGATATCGGTAGAAAGCGGACGCCAAAGCAAACCGTGCAGACAGCCAAGGCGCCGTTAGCGGCTCTTGATGAGGTTGCAGAGCTTACTCAGCTTGAAGAAGAGAATAAAAGGCTTCGAAAAACCCTCGCAGATAAGCTTCGCGCGGAAAATACCGATCTGCGCAAGCGGCTCGGGCTCGTCTGA
- a CDS encoding amino acid synthesis family protein, with amino-acid sequence MAEPKIRKILTAVEEIRHEGGTPPAKPLKRGAVLAVIENPFAGAYHEDIQGFMKDLEPLGLDMARRLIEALGGEAGAIEGYGKGAIVGQAGELEHGALWHVPGGYAMREALGNAKAIVPSTKKVGAAGARLDVPVTHINASYVRSHFDAMEVGLADAPRANEIVLALVMTTGGRIHARLGGLKAEDVKGEDGLR; translated from the coding sequence ATGGCCGAACCAAAGATCAGGAAAATCCTTACAGCGGTGGAGGAAATTCGCCATGAAGGCGGCACGCCACCTGCAAAGCCGCTGAAGCGCGGCGCCGTTCTTGCGGTTATCGAAAATCCGTTCGCGGGCGCCTATCACGAGGATATTCAGGGCTTCATGAAGGATCTGGAGCCTCTCGGCCTCGACATGGCGAGGCGGCTGATAGAAGCGCTCGGTGGCGAAGCGGGTGCCATCGAGGGCTATGGCAAGGGCGCGATTGTCGGTCAGGCCGGCGAACTGGAGCATGGCGCCCTGTGGCATGTGCCGGGCGGCTATGCCATGCGCGAGGCATTGGGCAACGCCAAGGCGATCGTGCCGTCGACGAAGAAAGTCGGCGCCGCCGGCGCGCGCCTGGACGTTCCGGTAACCCATATCAACGCGTCCTATGTGCGCAGTCATTTCGACGCGATGGAGGTCGGCCTTGCCGACGCACCGCGCGCTAACGAGATCGTGCTCGCGCTGGTCATGACCACCGGCGGACGCATTCACGCCCGCCTCGGCGGACTGAAAGCAGAAGATGTCAAGGGAGAGGATGGACTGAGATGA
- a CDS encoding amidohydrolase family protein, whose amino-acid sequence MADVAGGNEKAGRLVIKNIGLILSGKIEQPILDGDCIVCDDGIITAVGYEKDIDTEGAKTVVDARATTVAPGLIDSHVHPVIGDYTPRQQQLNWIDSTLNGGVTTMISAGEVHAPGRPRDIVGLKAHAIASQRFYENFRPSGVKVHAGAPVIETGMVEQDFKDLAEAGVKLLGEVGLGGVKDAANAKQMVAWARKYGIQSTIHTGGPSIPGSGLIDKDVVLEADTDVVGHLNGGHTALPDDQIVCICERCMRGLEIVHNGNERAALLTVNTARELKKLDQVILGTDGPAGSGVQPLGILRMVSLVASLSDTPAEVAFCFATGNTARQRNLDCGIIEPGRTADFVIMDRAQHAPGATLLESVKLGNLPGIGMTVIDGVIRTQRSRNTPPATAVPEIVFGRYAQYGG is encoded by the coding sequence ATGGCTGATGTAGCGGGCGGAAACGAAAAGGCTGGCAGGCTGGTCATCAAGAATATCGGCCTGATTCTTTCCGGTAAAATCGAGCAGCCGATCCTCGACGGCGACTGCATCGTTTGCGACGACGGAATTATCACCGCCGTAGGTTATGAGAAGGACATCGACACGGAAGGCGCCAAGACGGTCGTCGACGCCAGGGCGACGACGGTCGCCCCGGGGCTCATCGACAGCCACGTGCATCCGGTAATCGGCGACTATACACCGCGCCAGCAGCAGCTGAACTGGATCGACTCGACGCTCAACGGCGGCGTGACGACGATGATCTCGGCTGGCGAAGTGCATGCACCCGGCCGTCCGCGCGACATCGTCGGCCTCAAAGCGCATGCGATTGCCTCGCAGCGGTTCTACGAAAATTTCCGCCCCTCGGGGGTCAAGGTCCATGCCGGTGCGCCAGTCATCGAGACGGGCATGGTCGAGCAGGATTTCAAGGATCTGGCGGAGGCCGGCGTCAAGCTGCTTGGCGAGGTCGGTCTTGGCGGCGTCAAGGACGCGGCCAATGCCAAGCAGATGGTGGCCTGGGCGCGCAAATACGGCATCCAGAGCACAATCCACACCGGTGGCCCTTCGATTCCCGGCTCGGGCCTGATCGACAAGGATGTGGTGCTGGAGGCGGACACCGATGTGGTCGGCCATCTGAACGGCGGGCATACGGCGCTGCCGGATGACCAGATCGTCTGCATCTGCGAGCGCTGCATGCGGGGTCTTGAGATCGTCCACAACGGCAACGAGCGTGCAGCGCTGCTGACGGTCAACACGGCGCGTGAACTCAAGAAGCTCGATCAGGTCATCCTCGGCACCGATGGACCAGCAGGTTCTGGCGTTCAGCCGCTCGGCATCCTGCGCATGGTGTCGCTGGTCGCTAGCCTTTCCGACACGCCGGCGGAGGTGGCCTTCTGTTTTGCCACCGGCAATACGGCCCGCCAGCGCAATCTCGACTGCGGCATCATCGAGCCCGGCAGGACGGCCGACTTCGTCATTATGGACCGGGCCCAGCATGCGCCAGGCGCGACCCTCCTAGAGTCCGTGAAGCTCGGCAACCTGCCCGGGATCGGCATGACAGTCATCGACGGCGTGATCCGGACGCAACGAAGCCGCAACACGCCGCCGGCCACGGCGGTACCGGAGATCGTCTTCGGCCGCTATGCCCAGTATGGGGGCTGA
- a CDS encoding RNA polymerase sigma factor gives MTDEVTIGAEAGDDARRAALAAEADALRPELHRYAARLVGSVIDGEDVVQDAFARAFTRIGAVSPGTPLRPWLFRIVHNRAIDALRQRRTRREPLETAFALADAGTVDPEDAVMRQEAVRFAVARFAELPVPQRSTVILKDVLDESLADIAALLELSVDAVKAHLARGRARLRSMSETQSEVPRPASAEALNFAALFNAQDWAALRRLLAEDVRLRQARRPEISGAAQVGRFFTYYAEYPRVGVEPARLEGREILLVSDEPASVPAYFMLLEWRDGRIIMIRDHRYATYVMDGAVVTHAARPAEP, from the coding sequence ATGACGGATGAAGTGACCATCGGGGCCGAGGCGGGAGACGACGCCCGGCGCGCGGCTCTGGCAGCCGAGGCGGATGCGCTTCGCCCCGAACTGCACCGCTATGCCGCCCGTCTGGTGGGTTCGGTGATCGACGGCGAGGATGTGGTTCAGGACGCCTTTGCCCGCGCCTTCACGCGGATCGGCGCGGTTTCGCCGGGAACGCCGCTGCGACCCTGGCTGTTCCGCATCGTCCACAATCGCGCCATCGACGCGCTGCGCCAACGCCGCACCCGCCGAGAACCGCTGGAAACGGCCTTCGCCCTGGCCGACGCCGGCACGGTCGATCCGGAAGACGCCGTGATGCGTCAGGAAGCGGTGCGGTTTGCAGTGGCGCGCTTTGCCGAATTGCCCGTGCCGCAGCGCAGCACCGTGATCCTCAAGGATGTACTGGACGAGTCGCTTGCAGATATCGCGGCGCTGCTGGAGCTGAGCGTCGATGCCGTCAAGGCCCATCTGGCACGCGGCCGCGCGAGGCTGCGGTCCATGTCTGAAACACAGTCCGAGGTTCCTCGCCCGGCGAGTGCTGAGGCCTTGAACTTCGCGGCATTGTTCAACGCCCAAGACTGGGCCGCGCTGCGCCGACTGCTGGCCGAGGACGTCCGGCTTCGCCAGGCGCGACGGCCGGAGATCTCTGGCGCCGCGCAAGTCGGCCGGTTTTTCACTTACTATGCAGAATATCCGCGCGTCGGGGTCGAACCGGCTCGGCTGGAGGGTCGGGAGATACTGCTGGTGTCGGACGAACCGGCGAGCGTTCCTGCGTACTTCATGCTGCTCGAATGGCGGGATGGCCGGATCATCATGATCCGCGACCATCGCTATGCGACCTATGTCATGGACGGAGCAGTCGTGACGCACGCCGCGCGACCAGCTGAACCATAG
- a CDS encoding SDR family NAD(P)-dependent oxidoreductase, producing MDVNGKRIVVVGGSRGLGLGLVEAFVARAAGVTVVARNATALQEVGERLAVATISADATDAGVAKQIMADTRPDIAIVNVGAKPPMDRIDRIGWEAFATNWNVDVKAALHWAQAALTLPMAPGGLVIFVSSGAAVQGSPLSGGYAGAKRAQWFIAKYAEALSTQLEMDLRFRVIIPRQMFAGTGVGDTGIAAYAAASGRTFAEQAATWPDMTQRAFGDMVADLIGKTGLAEAMFYAVRGDTGVTVIE from the coding sequence ATGGATGTGAACGGAAAGCGAATCGTGGTCGTCGGCGGAAGTCGCGGCCTGGGGTTGGGGCTGGTCGAGGCCTTCGTGGCACGCGCGGCGGGGGTTACCGTGGTGGCCCGCAACGCAACGGCTTTGCAGGAGGTGGGCGAGCGGCTGGCCGTCGCCACGATATCGGCCGACGCGACCGACGCCGGCGTGGCGAAGCAGATCATGGCCGACACCCGGCCCGACATTGCGATCGTGAATGTCGGGGCGAAACCGCCCATGGATCGGATCGACCGGATCGGCTGGGAGGCCTTCGCAACCAACTGGAACGTGGACGTCAAGGCCGCGCTGCACTGGGCCCAGGCCGCCCTGACGTTGCCAATGGCGCCGGGCGGACTGGTCATCTTCGTCTCCAGTGGAGCTGCCGTGCAGGGTTCACCGCTGTCGGGTGGCTATGCCGGAGCGAAGAGGGCCCAGTGGTTCATCGCCAAATATGCCGAGGCACTATCCACGCAGCTCGAAATGGATCTGCGGTTCCGGGTCATCATTCCCCGGCAGATGTTCGCCGGAACCGGCGTCGGCGACACCGGCATTGCCGCCTACGCCGCGGCGTCGGGGCGGACATTCGCTGAACAGGCCGCCACCTGGCCGGACATGACACAGCGGGCCTTTGGCGATATGGTTGCCGACCTGATCGGCAAGACGGGGCTGGCCGAGGCCATGTTCTATGCTGTGCGTGGGGATACCGGCGTGACGGTCATCGAATGA
- a CDS encoding DUF6064 family protein: MSEWWTYSLEDFLLFSPRVYWRMFELHNAMVCPLQALTLVCGLVMLALIVRRSPASRRFVALVLAILWAFVGWSFLWNRYATINWAAAYLAPAFAGEALLLFVIGTLIDGLVFCRRGPAAWTGYALLALALAGQPLLAPLQGRAWTSSEIFGVAPDPTSIGTLGFLLLARSKFLPLLLPIPLLWCSLSGLTLMSMGAPEAWASFAAVALALAACIGAIINERRPTAR, translated from the coding sequence ATGTCGGAATGGTGGACCTACAGCCTTGAGGATTTTCTGCTCTTTTCGCCACGCGTCTACTGGCGGATGTTCGAGTTGCACAATGCGATGGTCTGTCCACTACAGGCGCTCACACTGGTTTGCGGCCTTGTCATGCTTGCCCTTATCGTGCGACGGTCTCCTGCCTCTAGACGCTTCGTCGCGCTCGTACTTGCTATCCTTTGGGCCTTTGTCGGATGGTCTTTTCTATGGAACCGCTACGCGACAATAAACTGGGCCGCCGCTTACCTTGCACCCGCATTTGCCGGTGAGGCACTGCTGCTCTTCGTCATCGGCACGCTGATTGACGGCCTTGTCTTTTGCCGGCGCGGACCCGCCGCGTGGACGGGATATGCGCTTCTCGCCCTCGCGCTCGCCGGGCAGCCGCTGCTTGCGCCGCTGCAGGGACGGGCCTGGACCTCGTCCGAAATCTTTGGCGTCGCGCCCGATCCGACATCGATCGGAACGTTGGGCTTCCTGCTTCTTGCCCGCAGCAAGTTCTTGCCGCTGCTCCTTCCTATCCCCCTTCTCTGGTGTTCCTTGAGCGGCCTGACACTTATGAGCATGGGAGCGCCGGAGGCATGGGCATCTTTTGCGGCCGTAGCGCTCGCCCTCGCAGCCTGCATTGGAGCGATCATCAACGAGCGACGACCGACCGCGAGATGA